The genomic segment CGTTCATTGGCGAGAGCATGGCCAAGCCCATGTTGGCGGTGTGCGTACCGTTCAACGGTGAGCCCAATCATCCGGGCAATGGCAACATGGTGGCCATCCCGGCGGGATCCAAAGAAGCTGTGGATAAGTTTTATCACAAAGCCATTGAACTGGGCGCAACCTGCGATGGAGAGCCAGGACAACGTATTCCGGATATGTTCTACGGCGCCTATGTGCGGGACCCGGACGGTAACAAGCTGGCGTTCTTCGAGTTCGGCTAAGCGTAACGAGTAGGGTGAGGCGTCACCGCCTCATCCCTCTCACAGAACCGTACATACGGACCACGTATACGGCTCATGCCATTAACTTGCCCTGAACTCGGGGACAGGGATGCCGGTTCGTACTTTGGTCAGATCCATCAACCTCAGCTCATTGTGCAGATAGGCGTTGGGTAAGGCCAGGCTTGCCAGCGGTGAAGCCGCATTACGCCAGCTTTGCATCTTGATGAACTTAAACGGCGGGCGATAGCCCAGCTGTTTCAGCCTCCGATGCAACCGGCCCGGCTTCTTCCACTGCTTGAGCTGGATGCAGCGCAGGCGCCGCCTTAACCAACTCATCACCTGCTTCAGCACCCTCGCGCAGTTCGCCACCCGGAAGTAGTTGGCAAAGCCCCGTAGCACCGGATTCAGCTCGCGGATAATCGCCGCAAGCCCGATGCCCCGGTTACGCTTTGTCAGCGCTTTCAGCTTCTGCTTGAGTTTCACCACCTTCTTGTCCTGGATGCGGGTGTAGTTCGTGTAGATCACCACGCCCAGGAACTTTACCCCCTCATCGCTGTGGGCGATGTGGGTCTTGGTGACGTTCACCGTCAGCTTCAGCTCTTCTTCCAGATAGCGTTGGGCCACCCGTAACGCATTCTCCGCGCCCGCTCGTGAGCCGCACAGGATCAGGATGTCGTCCGCGTAGCGGACGATCCGGTGCCCCCGCGCTTTCATGAACTGGTCGAAGGCGTCCAGGTAGGCGTTTGCGATCAGCGGACTGATCACGCCACCCTGAGGGCTTCCCAGTTCCGTCTCTTCGAGGTGGTATCCCACCATCACGCCACTTTCCAGGAACTGGCGCAGCAGTGACAGGACACTGCCGTCCGTGATCCGTTGGCGGAACTGGCGGATGATCAGGTCATGGTTGAGCGTGTCGAAGCATTTCGACAGGTCCATGTCCACAACCCAGTCAC from the Marinobacter sp. LQ44 genome contains:
- a CDS encoding VOC family protein; the protein is MIGYVTIGVSDMGKAKQFYSDLLGDLGGKVLLDMERIAFIGESMAKPMLAVCVPFNGEPNHPGNGNMVAIPAGSKEAVDKFYHKAIELGATCDGEPGQRIPDMFYGAYVRDPDGNKLAFFEFG
- the ltrA gene encoding group II intron reverse transcriptase/maturase, which translates into the protein MRKYYSLYGQLLSKQRLYEAFRHIKRNKGAAGIDGQSLSGFEANLEVELSCLLLELKEKRYRAQPVRRVAIAKDDGGERLLGIPTVRDRVVQQALRRIIEPIFEPDFHPSSYGYRPGRSGHHAIGKAELFIRRYRRDWVVDMDLSKCFDTLNHDLIIRQFRQRITDGSVLSLLRQFLESGVMVGYHLEETELGSPQGGVISPLIANAYLDAFDQFMKARGHRIVRYADDILILCGSRAGAENALRVAQRYLEEELKLTVNVTKTHIAHSDEGVKFLGVVIYTNYTRIQDKKVVKLKQKLKALTKRNRGIGLAAIIRELNPVLRGFANYFRVANCARVLKQVMSWLRRRLRCIQLKQWKKPGRLHRRLKQLGYRPPFKFIKMQSWRNAASPLASLALPNAYLHNELRLMDLTKVRTGIPVPEFRAS